GTTGAAGATTTTTATAAGACGCGGAAAAACGTCCTTCATCAATGGATTTCTGCATAAGTTCGGCTGCCTTGAAGGGAATTCCTCTGTAATCAAAAAGCTGCACCATCCGCATCACATCTTCGCTCTTCAGACGATGATGGTTATAGGCCAGAACCAAAGCCGCCAGAGCCTTGTCCTCCTTATCCCGCTGCAGATAGATTCCGACCAGGTATTCCCACCACAAAAGCGTTTTCGGTTGGCGTTCGATCAAAGAGCGTAAAAGCCCCTCCGCCTTGGCATAGTTTTTACTTTGCATATAAGAAGCCAACAGCAATTTCTGCCAATCGACGGGAGGCGACTTTTCCGACTTGATTGCCGCTTCAAACCGGCTGGCCGCGTTCCTATATTGATCAAGATGATAATAACTGTAACCGATCAGAAAAAGCCCTTTTCCAACCTTGCCGGATGACTCGTTTTCAACCCACAAGCCGGCATAGCGAATGGTTTCTGAATAATCATCCTGCTGAAACGCCAGCTGGGCAAGTAACCAGTGCAATCCGTGAACCGCTTCGGGCGGCAGTTCGCCGCTGTTCAGTGCGGAACGTCCAAAAGCGCGAGCCTTTGAATAGTTATCCGTTTTCAAATACGCATAGGCCAGCTGCTGTTCAACAATCGCTTTGGCATAAGGCTCCTTGTCGATTTCACCCAACAGTGCCTTTAAACTGGAAATCGCCTGACGGTTTTCCCCCGATTTAGACAACGCCATTGCATTTTGCAAATGTTCGTAGACAGAGGGGGAAAGCCCTTTTTCACCAGCAACGGCATGCACAGCGGAGAAATAGGCAGCAATGATTAATAACTTTACAAGCTTCTTCACGTTCTTACTTCTTCAAGGAGAAAACCACTTTCTGGCGCACTCGAACCGGCACCGCCCGACCATTACGCTTGCGAGGTTGAAATTTCCATTTTTGCACTGCGCGCAACACCGAATTGTCAAAAGCCCCTTGAGGATGTGACTCCACGATTTTCGGATCTTCAACCAGTCCCAAAGCCGTAACGGTAAATTCGACGACCACTTCGCCCTCGATCCTGCGCCTCTTCAATTTTCGCGGATACCGGGGAAAAGAACGGTTAATCGCCATCATATCCTGACCCATAACCAGTTCGAGACCACCGGAATACTCAAGCCCCTCCGAAGCGTATTCGGTTAAAACCGGCCCAAGATAAGGGCCGTCAACCTGCAGGTTGGTCGATATTTCCGAAAGCTTTAAAGCGGATACCGGCAGAGGCAACGGCTGCGGATTGGATTTTGCAGCCTGTTTCATGCGAGTAACGGTCTGCATCGGTTGCAGATTCTCTTTTGGCGGCTCAGGAGGAAGCCTGCGTCGCGTTTCAACCGGTTGTTCCAAGGCATCAGGCGAACGGATAAAATCGATGATTTCCGCATGCATCTTCTGATCCAGATCGATCTTACGTCCGACCGTCATCTGCTGCATCAACCCGAATAAAATCGCATTGATTACCAGTGCAACCGCAATCGGCAGCAACAGCTTCATTGCTTCTCCGTCGCCGCTACGGCAACTTTGGCAATGCCCGCCAACCGCGCCTGATCAACAACCTGCATCACGATGCCGGTTTGCGAATGAGTATCCGCCAGCACCACAGCGGTCCCTTCCGGAGATTCCGCATGCAAACGCTCGATGTGGCCGCGTAAAGCACGAAGATCAACCTGCTGCTTATCGATCCAGATTTCCCCTTCGCGGGTAACCGCAATCAGGATATTCGCCTGTTCCTGGGTTTCCGTACTTTTGGCGTTGGGGCGTTGAATTTCGATCCCAGTCTCCTTAACGAAAGAGGTATTGACGACAAAGAACACCAACAGAATAAAAACCATATCAATCAAAGGGGTAATGTTCAGCCCGACGGCGGATTCGGAATGTTTTGATACACGATTCATGCTAAAGGCCGCTCCTTTTCAGATCGAACCGCCGACGGCGCGGAAACGTCCGTAACCTGCTCGATATTGCAAGCCTTCAAACGGCTCTGAAAGGCCTGCGCTTCACGGCCATTCATCGATTTCAGATTGACGCTGAAATAAAAACCGGACAATGCCGTCACCAGTCCGCCATGGTCGTAATCAGCGCCTCGGAAATACCGGCTGCCATTGCCCGGGCGTTTCCGGCACCAAACAGGGTAATCACGTCAAAGACCTTGATCATTCCCGTTATGGTGCCCAAAAGCCCTAAAAGCGGCAAAATTTCCACCAGAACCGAAATTAATTTCAGGTGACGTCGAATCGGTGCTTCAAATGCCGTCTGCATACGCGTAAGCAGATAATTCTTCGGGGGATTGTTACGCCATTTCGTCGTCTCCCACCGCCTCAAGACCTGACGCCGATGCGGCTTCAAATCGAAAAAAAACACTCGATAAGCTTCAAGAATCAAGACCCACATCAGAATCGAAGCCGCCAGAATCGCCCACAGAATCGGGCCTCCGCGCTCGAATAAGATCGTAATGTTATTCAGCCAGTCGATCATGCCTTTGCCTCCACAGCATCACGCGCCTCAAACAGGTTTACGCTTTGCGCTTCAAGCATTTCAATCATCCGCGACGCTTTACCTTGTAAGAAGGTATGTAGCAGCAACAGTGGAATCGCGACCGCCAGTCCGAGTTGCGTAGTGATCAAAGCCTGGGAAATTCCGCTCGACATTAACTTCGGATCACCTGTTCCATATAAGGAAATCGACTGGAAGGTCTCAATCATTCCGGTAACCGTTCCCAACAACCCCAGCAAGGGAGTCACCGCCGCAAACACCGTCAGAGTTGCCAGGCCGAATTTCATTCGCCCGGCCTCGCTGAGTATGGTTTCTTCCAGACGCAGAGTTAAGGTCTCTTTGCTGCAATCTGCGGCTTGGCGCGCAGCAAGACGCAAACGACCAAGAGGGTTATTTTTACCGGGCTCCTCCTTTGCAATCTGCACTCGCAATCTGCGCTCAGTCCACCACAACCACAGATATCGATAAATGACAATCAACAGACCGATGGAACCGAGAACCAGAATCAAATAACCGATAATGCCGCCCTGACGAATACGCTCCCAAATATTTGGAGACTGTACAAGCAGAGAAAGAATACTGCCTTTGGTCGGATCAACGGCCATCTCATATACTGCGGAATCGTTTGCCTGTTGAAGTTCAAAAGCGAGTTGTTGATCCTGATCGGAAGGCTGTCTGGCCAATTCGACCAGCTGAGACGTTCCCGGAAGATAGCGTAAAAAATGCCCCTGGCTTGTGACGGTAAAAGCGCCCACACGCATCACTTCCCGTTGCTGCTCTTCTCCCTGGGCCGTAATGACCGGCACCTGAAAACGCACAACCTTGCCGCTTTCATTCATCTCTTCAAGCAACAGCAGCCAGATTTTCTTCAACTCGGCAAGAGTCATGTAGTTACTGTTGCTCTTCATCATCGCCTGTAGAAATTTGCCTCGCTCCGGGAATTCCGCCGTTACCATCGAGCGTGAAACGAGAGACTGCAGCTCGGCGGCATTTTGCCTGGTGACGGCAAAGACATCGCTCAAGTCACCAGCCTCCTGTTGCAGCTGACGCTCTTTTTCAAGCAGCCGTTTTTCGTTGTTTTCAAACGCCTCGCGCAACTGTCGGGCTCGCTGTTGCGCCTGTGCTAACTGCTGCTTGGTTTCGTTCAATTTTTTCTGCTGGTGATTGCGTTCTGCGAGAAAACGCTTTTCTCTTTGGCGGTTTTTCTGCTTATCCTGAAAGGCGGACTGACGGACCTTTTCGACCAGCTCGTCCAGATTGACAGCTTTTACCGCAGCTTCCTCAGCCATACTTGGCGTACTCGCAAAAGAAATAAACAACATTGCGGCGATTAAAATTATCGATTTCATTGCGCATCCTCCGGTGCCGTAAACGGCAAACGGATTAAATCCGGCGGCAATTGTTTGCGAGCAATCAAAATCCCCTGTTTAATCGCATCCCGATATTGATCATCAAGACGTTGCCAGCTTGTTTGCTGCCGGTTCCAGAAGCCTGCTTCACTACCGTCCAGAGTCAGGTAGTACAAACCAACGCGCCCCAGACGCAAAAAATCTACGGTGCGCGCTTTATCGGTAACCAGTTCAGACTGATACGTCTCCAGAGAGTGACCGTATTCCGCCTCGACCCGATAGCCTTCGAGCAGGCGGCGGAACTTCTCGGCCAAAGAAACATCGGCTCGATCCATCAGTTCTTGCAGCTGCTTAAGGCGCATCTGGCGTTCTTCCTGAAGAAAAGGCGCTCCCAATTGGATAGACTGCCCGAACACTTCCAGCATCTGCATCATAAACGGCACAGTATGACGGCGGGTTTGTTCGATCGCCTCCCGCTCGGATTCAAGCCGGGCGATTTCCGCTTCCTGATCTCTCAGCTGACGTGCTAATTGTTCGTTATAAGCCTGCAAATCATCTAATGAATCCTGCGCACTCAGGTATTCATTTAAAAGCGTTTTGGTTTCATCATCCAGTTTGTCGATGCGCTGCTGCGATTGAGCAGCTGCTTTTTGCGATGCTTGCTGAGTTTTCATCGCCGAAGAAACTTCCTGGGTCTTGCCCTGCACGGGAAACAGAAGCAGAGTCACCGTAAAAAACAAAATATGAGCGGTCATAGAGTCTCCCTAAAGATTGCAATCTAGAAAAATGTCGACTATCATTTTTAAAAACGATAATGATTATTAAAAGCAAATAATAACAATAATTAATATTTTACAGATAAATAGAATAAGAAAATCGCTTTACATAAGATTTTTTCCGAGAAAACAGGAACAAGTCCTCTGACCGGCAATCTGCATGCAGACGAGAACCTGGCAGACTTCCCAACCCAGAATCGGGAGACGGGCATGTTTACCCGAACAAATGCTCAATTCACAACACCTGAAAAGTAAAAGGAATCACCATGGAACAACCTACCAGTCTCGACATTCGCAATTTGTCGGTAAACATCGGTAAGCAATCGATCCTTCGCAACATAAACCTCACGATAAAGGAAGGCGAATTGCATGTACTCTTCGGACCAAACGGCTCAGGAAAGTCTTCGTTACTGGCAACAATCATGGGACTCCCGCCCTATAATGCGGTTTCGGGAAACATTCTCTACTATGGAAACGACATCAAAAACTGGCCGATCGATCAACGCGCCGTTGAAGGCATTGGCATCACTTACCAAAGACCCCCCGCTCTTGACGGCATCCGCTTAAAAGACTTGTACGCCGCTTTAAGCGCCGAAGCAGCTTATACAGCAGAAGCGCAAAATTTAGACTTACGCGAATTCTCCGAGAGGCAAATTAATGTCGGCTTTTCCGGGGGCGAAATCAAGCGCTGGGAAATCCTTAAACTGTTTTTGCAAGATTCCTCTCTTCTGCTGTTTGACGAGCCGGAAAGCGGTGTTGATCTGGAACACATCTCGGCTGTCGGCAAAGCGATAAACCGTTTCATGACTACCCCAAAAAACGATAAACCGCGTTCCGCCCTGATCATCACTCATACAGGCCTTATTCTCAACTATATCAAAGCCGTCAAGGGCCATCTGATGATTGATGGGGAAATACGCTATTCCAGAGCCCCTGACACCCTGTTCGACAGCATCAAACTTAACGGTTATGGAACATATCAGAATTCCACCATCTAAAGGAGTAACACATGAAAACACCTGACACCTACCCAATTTCAGCCAATGAAGAAGAACTTTTAAGTGAAGTGGGCTACCAACCAGATAACCAAAGAGCGGGAACCAGCGTGATCGTTGATCACGACGTAAAATACTCTCAAACCAATACCGAATTGGTTGAAGTAATGCCTCTCCAACAAGCCCTGGAAAAATACGACTGGGTTCAAGACCTGGTGTTCGGCCTTATCGATCCCGAAGAAAACGATCATATCAGACAAGCAGCTGAAACGGTTCACGACCCTGTCGGCCACTTTATCTGGGTTAAGGAGGGCGCTGACGTTAAACTGCCGATCCAGAAATTTTCTCTTTTGGAAGTTCCGCAAAGACGTCAGTTTAATCACGATATCACCGTGATCGAAAAAGGTGCCAAAGTAGAAATCATTGCAGGCTCTGCTGTCCCTAAAACAGTTCGCGCAGGGCACCATATTTCAATTTCCGAAACCTACATTCACGAAGAAGCAGAATGCCGTTTTATCACCATCGAACACTGGGGGGAAGGAATGGAAGTCAACGGTTACTCACGCACTAAAATGGAAAAGAATGCAAGATGTACCAGCAAGAAAGTTATGATTAATCCGATCAAACAACATTATTCACAAAGCAAAAGTTATCTCCAGGAAGGCGCCAGCAGCCGCGACGAAAGTATTATTTTCTCGCCTATGAACTCGCACTACGAAATGGAAAGCGAGTGTTATCTGCAGGGAAAAGGGGCCGAATCGGAAAGCTTGGCGCGTATGGTTTCTGCCGGTGGCAACATCGTAAACAAAGCCCTTCTGATCGGCGAATCGGCAGAAAGCAAAGGGTTTATCGGCTGCGACGGATTAAAACTGTCGGATAACGGAGAAATTCTCTCGATCCCTGGCCTGTTAGCCAAAGATGCTAAAGCCCAACTCTCTCACGAAGCATCGATCGGCATGGTCAGTGCAGAAAAAATAGCCTATCTGATGGCAACCGGAATGAATGAAGATGCGGCGAGAAGCCTCTTGATTCAAGGCTTTTTAAATCTAAAAGAAGAACATATGCCAAACTCAGTACGTGATTCCGTCACAAGAATGGTCGATATCGCTAAATCAGGCGCCATGTAAACCCTTTTGCACTAAAAACCCAAAGGCACCGTAAAACTCATCATTTTTCTGTCAATCCATCCCCCGGCGATAACCGGGGGAGAAGATGACATTGCGATACTCTTCGGGTCAAAGTTAATCACATAGAAAAAGAGCAGGCATTCTCCTCAAATAGACGTCGAGATTTAAGTACTCGAACCAGAGTCTCTGGACACAAATCTCATTTTTCCCGCCGCGACCAGCAGGCCGGCAACAATTAAAGCCAGCCCACCAAGGTCAAACGAAGTGATCTGCTCCCCAAGCAACATTGCCGAAAGCACCAAACCGAATGCCGGCATGAGGTGGATAAAGGCCCCGGCTCTCTCCGCACCGATCAGACTCACGCCTTTATTCCAAAACGTATAAGCGAGAATGGAAGCAAAAAAGGCAATATAAGCCACAGTGAGTAACAGCGTTGAACCAAATTCAACCGGGCGTTCCTGTACAAATGTCTCAATCAGATAAAACGGTAAAATGGCAATCACGCCGACAATTACCGTCATGGCAAAAAAGCCCTGTCCGCCAATCCCTTTCGGCAGACGGTGCAGCAAAACGGAATAAAATGCCCAGCTGATTACACCCGCCAGAGCCCAAAGCACACCAACATTGTGACCAAACCCTTCCAAAACGGACAGATCACCATGCGTCAACACCAGTAAGACTCCGAGTGCCGACACCAAAACCCCCAGCGCCTGATACGCCGACAATCTGCTACCAAGCATCAAAGGCGCAAACAGCAGGATAAAAACCGGTGCCGAAGAGATTAATAACAGCGCGCTCACTGCCGAAGTTGTCTGCAAACCGATGTACATCAAAGTATTGAAGGCCCCGACGCTAAACACACCGTAAACAATCATCAACCAAGGGTGGGCGCGCATCAGGGGCCATTGTTCCCGCAGTTCGCTCCACGCCCATGGAACGATGATCACCGCCACGGCAAACCAACGCCAGAAAGCCAGACCAACCGGCGGCACACTTTCATGCACCGCCCGTGCAAGCACAAAATTTCCTGCCCAGAACAAGGAAGTCAAAGTTAAAAGAATATAAGCAGTACGCTGCTGACTGTGCATAAAAATGTCCAAAGTATTTCAAAATATTTATGATGTCGAACGACCGGAATGGCCGGCTCTTTATTCGCTTTCAAGCTTACGCCGAAGCCCTTTCTCTGCGGTAGAAATCACCACTTTGAAAACGCGTTGAGTCATCGGAAAAGGCGAAACACGGTCAAAAGTGCTGTCGCGGGAAAACTAAACTGCATTATACAGGCGAATACCTTTTTTCAGAATCCGCAAAGACACTACTCAAACCATCCGCAACTTTCCAACAAACACTTCCAGCAAGCCTTAGCACGCTGTCCGGCACAGTTAGCGGAAGACTACCGCGAAAAGCCGTGGCCGAAAGAAAGATTTTGCAAACGGCTCCGTCAGGCGGACGAGAAAGAATTTCACTCAACAGTTGACGCTTCCCAGGACTTTTCGATAAACTAACAAACGTTAGTTAGTTTAAATCAAATTCAATTCAGGAAAAATACATCATGCAAAAAATAATGGATAAAGTCTGGGTCTACTGGTTCATTACCGATATCTTACTGATCCTTGATGTTGCCGGTTGGCATTACGGACTGCCGATTGCCACGGCACTGACAATCTTCCAAATATTCCATTTCGCCGTGGAAAGCCGTTCAATGACCAGCTTCCCCGTGCAGGTTCGCGTCGCCTACACCCTGCTTTTACTGGTCGCTTTCTGGCCACCGATGTACTGGATGATGTATCCGGTCATTCTCGGAACCAGCGCCATGGTTCTTTTCGATTATTGCTTCCTGGCGCGTTTCATGTCTCTGATGCCGTGGAATCATAACCAACGCTACAGTTTTGCAATGATTTACGGCACTTTCTTCAGCAAACCGGTCTCGGGATCGGTACAAAAATCTTAGGAGGCGAAAATGTCCGGTTTGAAAAACACCTGGTTCAGAGACCCTAACGAAAATATCCTGTTCATTAACGATACGGCGGTGCGTATTCGCGCCGGGATGATGCTGGTCATCCCGCTGTTCATGGCTCTGACTCTGTTCGATGTCCTTTACACCTCTCCGTGGATTGTGAATGAAACCACCATCGAAGATACCTATGAGCTGACCGAAACTTCGCAAATTATCTACAGTGGGGAAATGGTTAAACGCAGCTACGACTACACTGCGCAAACCTTGCTGCTTTTCTATGGACTCTTCGAGCTGATTGCCGGCATGTTTGTGCGGACGGCGCGCTTTTCGCCTTCCATTCAGCTGGCCTCCTTTCTGGCACGAAATAAACCGCCCGCCTGGAAACCCCTGACACCGAAACGTTTTGCCTGGGGACTGGGAATTGCTCTGGCAAGCTTCTGTCTGGTCTTCTTCAACCCCGACACATTCGCCAGCGGCATCAATGCGCTCTTTTCGACCGAACTGCTACCAACCACCTATAATTACATTCCATACCAGATTCCGGTCACCCTGATCTGGGTCTGTCTGGCCTTAATGTGGTTCGAAGCGGTACTCGGCTTCTGCTTAGGGTGTAAAATACACAGTCTACTGGTATGGATGGGCGTAATCACCGAACCCTGCTACGCCTGTAACAACATCGACTGGGACGCCATTAAACGCAAGCACGAAGCCGCATGACAGAAAGCAAAGAAAGCAATCGATCGCAAAGAATTCTAAAAACCGCCGCCGAACTTTTCGCCACGAAGGGATACGATGCCCTGAGCATGCGCGATATCGCTTCGGCGTGCGACATCAAAGCACCATCGCTCTACAATCACTTCAAAGACAAACAGGCGCTCTATCAAGCCACCCTGAAATTTGTCTTTAAACAACAGAGTCAGGCGCTGGTCAGCTGTCTGGAATCCGGCCTGCCTCCCAAACAGAAACTCGATGAGTTTATTGAAATCGCCGGCAGACAAATGGCGGACAACTTCATCTTTCGCCAACTGTTTTTCCGAATTCTGCTGGCGCAGGACGAAGAAGATTTGAAGTTTCTCGCCAATCAAGTTCTGGCCGACAGCTGCAATGCATTACACGCCGTTTTTGTCGACATCAATCCCGATTGCGACCCCCACTTCCTGACCACCAGCTTGATGGGACTCCTGTTTTTCCACTTTCAGGCTAATCCACTACGCATTCACCTTCCGGCCGGAAACGAACAGACTCAAGCGCCGGAATACTTAATCAAACATATCCAATTGATGGTTCACAAGCAACTCAGCCCTTAAGCCCCTTACGGTATGCAACCCGGAAAAAGCAAAAAGCCGACGATCTCTCGTCGGCCTTGCGTTTAGAAAACCGTTTTCGGCTGCAAAATTCTCTAAGCAACTGCGTTTGCCGACCAGACGCTGTCCGCGGTTCCGCAATACGCTCTTCTATAGGCGGACTTTGCCATCCAGAGCAAAGCGCCCCCTCCTGCCAGAGCCGTCAGATCAACGCCCAAAGCGGCCGAATCCAAATACACCCAAAGGCCGGATGAAGGAACAAGCCATGCCAACAGACTTGTAAAAGGGATCGCCAAGGTCAATATCGCCGCCAGCAATAGCAATTCCACGGAGGCTTTGGCCCCGCCGCGGAAAAATGCCCAGAAAATACTGGCAAAAAAGACGCCGTAATACACGGATTGATGCCAGACAGTCAAACTCTCCCCAAATCCATGTAGCCATTTTGAGGCAACGATCGCCGCTGAAATGCCCGCAACGGCTCCGACACAAACACCAACCGTCGCGGAAGCCATCCAGTAAGTGTCGCGTCGCTGGATCGGCTGGGCATGATTCAAACGGGCAACCTTTCGTCGATTCTCGATCCATAAAAGGTTACCGCTATAAAACAGCCACGCTCCCGCCAATCCAAGGAAAAAGTAAATCCACTGAACCGCCGTTCCACCATAAGTTGCAAAATGCAACGCAAAGAAACTACTAAGCGTTGTCGAAGCTGCACTTTGTTTGTTGGGCAGATACTCTTGCGTCAAAACTTCCCCCGTATAAGGGTTGAGGATCACAAAACCTCCCCAGGCTCGTGGTGCAACGGCAGTATCATCGTTGCCCCACACCCGCACCATTGCCTGCGGACTGTTGGCACGCACATACTGCAACATGGTCGGCTTGAAGGTCGGTGAAAGTTCAACCGCTTTGGCAGCCAGAGTTTCCGGCGGCAGTAGATTTTTTGGATCCACTGGCGAATGATTCGCCACTTTCGGGCGATCCGCCGCAAAATAAGCCCGTAAGTTACCATCGTGAATCAACTGATTCTGTATGCCGTATAAACCATCATGGTATGCAAAGACAACCGAGGTAAACACAATCACCAGATGAAAAGGCAAACTGAAAATGCCCACTACATTGTGCGCATC
The nucleotide sequence above comes from Thiomicrorhabdus sp.. Encoded proteins:
- a CDS encoding PepSY-associated TM helix domain-containing protein, with the protein product MNTDVLRVYKSIHTWTGILAGLALFIAFYAGALTIFKEPISQWASAPGPGVEAVPLKDVNAVIAYALETEPKAAKDLRVHLIPSESLPGRVSFEVPGEGADDHNQLAYRHFIATVEADGKPIVQEAHPTQVAELIDVLHRVVGLPFDTDENRWIMGVVALLYAVALVSGLIIFLPNMMKNFFALRQNKGPRRKWLDAHNVVGIFSLPFHLVIVFTSVVFAYHDGLYGIQNQLIHDGNLRAYFAADRPKVANHSPVDPKNLLPPETLAAKAVELSPTFKPTMLQYVRANSPQAMVRVWGNDDTAVAPRAWGGFVILNPYTGEVLTQEYLPNKQSAASTTLSSFFALHFATYGGTAVQWIYFFLGLAGAWLFYSGNLLWIENRRKVARLNHAQPIQRRDTYWMASATVGVCVGAVAGISAAIVASKWLHGFGESLTVWHQSVYYGVFFASIFWAFFRGGAKASVELLLLAAILTLAIPFTSLLAWLVPSSGLWVYLDSAALGVDLTALAGGGALLWMAKSAYRRAYCGTADSVWSANAVA
- a CDS encoding ATP-binding cassette domain-containing protein, whose product is MEQPTSLDIRNLSVNIGKQSILRNINLTIKEGELHVLFGPNGSGKSSLLATIMGLPPYNAVSGNILYYGNDIKNWPIDQRAVEGIGITYQRPPALDGIRLKDLYAALSAEAAYTAEAQNLDLREFSERQINVGFSGGEIKRWEILKLFLQDSSLLLFDEPESGVDLEHISAVGKAINRFMTTPKNDKPRSALIITHTGLILNYIKAVKGHLMIDGEIRYSRAPDTLFDSIKLNGYGTYQNSTI
- a CDS encoding MotA/TolQ/ExbB proton channel family protein, whose product is MKSIILIAAMLFISFASTPSMAEEAAVKAVNLDELVEKVRQSAFQDKQKNRQREKRFLAERNHQQKKLNETKQQLAQAQQRARQLREAFENNEKRLLEKERQLQQEAGDLSDVFAVTRQNAAELQSLVSRSMVTAEFPERGKFLQAMMKSNSNYMTLAELKKIWLLLLEEMNESGKVVRFQVPVITAQGEEQQREVMRVGAFTVTSQGHFLRYLPGTSQLVELARQPSDQDQQLAFELQQANDSAVYEMAVDPTKGSILSLLVQSPNIWERIRQGGIIGYLILVLGSIGLLIVIYRYLWLWWTERRLRVQIAKEEPGKNNPLGRLRLAARQAADCSKETLTLRLEETILSEAGRMKFGLATLTVFAAVTPLLGLLGTVTGMIETFQSISLYGTGDPKLMSSGISQALITTQLGLAVAIPLLLLHTFLQGKASRMIEMLEAQSVNLFEARDAVEAKA
- a CDS encoding biopolymer transporter ExbD, with translation MNRVSKHSESAVGLNITPLIDMVFILLVFFVVNTSFVKETGIEIQRPNAKSTETQEQANILIAVTREGEIWIDKQQVDLRALRGHIERLHAESPEGTAVVLADTHSQTGIVMQVVDQARLAGIAKVAVAATEKQ
- a CDS encoding energy transducer TonB; protein product: MKLLLPIAVALVINAILFGLMQQMTVGRKIDLDQKMHAEIIDFIRSPDALEQPVETRRRLPPEPPKENLQPMQTVTRMKQAAKSNPQPLPLPVSALKLSEISTNLQVDGPYLGPVLTEYASEGLEYSGGLELVMGQDMMAINRSFPRYPRKLKRRRIEGEVVVEFTVTALGLVEDPKIVESHPQGAFDNSVLRAVQKWKFQPRKRNGRAVPVRVRQKVVFSLKK
- a CDS encoding TetR/AcrR family transcriptional regulator — encoded protein: MTESKESNRSQRILKTAAELFATKGYDALSMRDIASACDIKAPSLYNHFKDKQALYQATLKFVFKQQSQALVSCLESGLPPKQKLDEFIEIAGRQMADNFIFRQLFFRILLAQDEEDLKFLANQVLADSCNALHAVFVDINPDCDPHFLTTSLMGLLFFHFQANPLRIHLPAGNEQTQAPEYLIKHIQLMVHKQLSP
- a CDS encoding DUF4395 family protein yields the protein MSGLKNTWFRDPNENILFINDTAVRIRAGMMLVIPLFMALTLFDVLYTSPWIVNETTIEDTYELTETSQIIYSGEMVKRSYDYTAQTLLLFYGLFELIAGMFVRTARFSPSIQLASFLARNKPPAWKPLTPKRFAWGLGIALASFCLVFFNPDTFASGINALFSTELLPTTYNYIPYQIPVTLIWVCLALMWFEAVLGFCLGCKIHSLLVWMGVITEPCYACNNIDWDAIKRKHEAA
- a CDS encoding SufD family Fe-S cluster assembly protein encodes the protein MKTPDTYPISANEEELLSEVGYQPDNQRAGTSVIVDHDVKYSQTNTELVEVMPLQQALEKYDWVQDLVFGLIDPEENDHIRQAAETVHDPVGHFIWVKEGADVKLPIQKFSLLEVPQRRQFNHDITVIEKGAKVEIIAGSAVPKTVRAGHHISISETYIHEEAECRFITIEHWGEGMEVNGYSRTKMEKNARCTSKKVMINPIKQHYSQSKSYLQEGASSRDESIIFSPMNSHYEMESECYLQGKGAESESLARMVSAGGNIVNKALLIGESAESKGFIGCDGLKLSDNGEILSIPGLLAKDAKAQLSHEASIGMVSAEKIAYLMATGMNEDAARSLLIQGFLNLKEEHMPNSVRDSVTRMVDIAKSGAM
- a CDS encoding tetratricopeptide repeat protein produces the protein MKKLVKLLIIAAYFSAVHAVAGEKGLSPSVYEHLQNAMALSKSGENRQAISSLKALLGEIDKEPYAKAIVEQQLAYAYLKTDNYSKARAFGRSALNSGELPPEAVHGLHWLLAQLAFQQDDYSETIRYAGLWVENESSGKVGKGLFLIGYSYYHLDQYRNAASRFEAAIKSEKSPPVDWQKLLLASYMQSKNYAKAEGLLRSLIERQPKTLLWWEYLVGIYLQRDKEDKALAALVLAYNHHRLKSEDVMRMVQLFDYRGIPFKAAELMQKSIDEGRFSASYKNLQLLGQLWLNARERKKALETLTKAAALSKKGRDDLLIGRLHMENGQWKEAVGAFRRALSKGGLKDRARTKLFLGITAYYDGQFKLARTSLTSAGKVPALRKEADYWLAKLAN
- a CDS encoding DUF3450 domain-containing protein, with protein sequence MTAHILFFTVTLLLFPVQGKTQEVSSAMKTQQASQKAAAQSQQRIDKLDDETKTLLNEYLSAQDSLDDLQAYNEQLARQLRDQEAEIARLESEREAIEQTRRHTVPFMMQMLEVFGQSIQLGAPFLQEERQMRLKQLQELMDRADVSLAEKFRRLLEGYRVEAEYGHSLETYQSELVTDKARTVDFLRLGRVGLYYLTLDGSEAGFWNRQQTSWQRLDDQYRDAIKQGILIARKQLPPDLIRLPFTAPEDAQ
- a CDS encoding MotA/TolQ/ExbB proton channel family protein translates to MIDWLNNITILFERGGPILWAILAASILMWVLILEAYRVFFFDLKPHRRQVLRRWETTKWRNNPPKNYLLTRMQTAFEAPIRRHLKLISVLVEILPLLGLLGTITGMIKVFDVITLFGAGNARAMAAGISEALITTMADW
- a CDS encoding DMT family transporter, with the translated sequence MHSQQRTAYILLTLTSLFWAGNFVLARAVHESVPPVGLAFWRWFAVAVIIVPWAWSELREQWPLMRAHPWLMIVYGVFSVGAFNTLMYIGLQTTSAVSALLLISSAPVFILLFAPLMLGSRLSAYQALGVLVSALGVLLVLTHGDLSVLEGFGHNVGVLWALAGVISWAFYSVLLHRLPKGIGGQGFFAMTVIVGVIAILPFYLIETFVQERPVEFGSTLLLTVAYIAFFASILAYTFWNKGVSLIGAERAGAFIHLMPAFGLVLSAMLLGEQITSFDLGGLALIVAGLLVAAGKMRFVSRDSGSST